A genomic region of Mycolicibacterium poriferae contains the following coding sequences:
- a CDS encoding SRPBCC family protein codes for MAVRASREVVIEAPPEAILDALADIDAVSSWSTLHKDAEVLDRHPDGRPHHVRATLKIMGVTDKEVLEYHWGERWVVWDAEQTFQQRGQHGEYNLTPEGEERTRVRFDLILDLAAPLPHFLVKKAKKMVLDVALEELRRRVLNGAT; via the coding sequence ATGGCGGTTCGGGCATCCAGGGAAGTGGTGATCGAGGCCCCGCCGGAGGCGATACTGGATGCGCTCGCCGACATCGATGCGGTGTCGTCCTGGTCGACTCTGCACAAGGACGCCGAGGTGCTCGATCGCCATCCCGACGGCAGACCGCATCACGTCCGGGCGACGTTGAAGATCATGGGCGTCACCGACAAGGAAGTCCTCGAATACCACTGGGGTGAGCGGTGGGTGGTATGGGACGCCGAACAGACCTTTCAGCAGCGCGGCCAGCACGGCGAGTACAACCTGACCCCCGAAGGAGAAGAGCGGACCCGCGTGCGGTTCGACCTCATCCTCGACCTGGCCGCGCCGCTACCGCACTTCCTGGTCAAGAAGGCCAAGAAGATGGTGCTGGATGTCGCACTCGAGGAACTGCGCCGGCGAGTGCTCAACGGCGCCACCTAG
- a CDS encoding CaiB/BaiF CoA transferase family protein yields MNRGPLADVRVIELGGIGPGPHTGMMLADLGADVVRVRRPGGLQMPAEDADLLHRGKRVVDVDLKTDAATLLNLIGKADVLIDGFRPGTCERLNIGPDDCAAVNPRLIFARITGWGQHGPLARSAGHDINYLSMTGALSAIGYRDRPPVPPLNLVADFGGGSMLALVGIATALYERERSGRGQVVDAAMVDGVSILSQIAWTMKALGTLADERESFLLDGAAPFYRTYETADGRYVAVGAIEPQFYAELVDGLGLADAGLPPQMDRSSWPALHEAFARRIATRTRDEWVAIFAGRDACVTPVLTWTEAAAGDHLRARGTIVTHGGVDQAAPAPRFARTPAPPVGAPPAQATPVDDIGW; encoded by the coding sequence GTGAACCGGGGCCCGCTGGCAGACGTCCGCGTCATCGAGCTCGGCGGAATCGGGCCGGGACCGCACACCGGCATGATGCTGGCCGACCTGGGCGCCGACGTGGTGCGGGTCCGTCGCCCGGGCGGGCTGCAGATGCCCGCCGAGGACGCGGATCTGCTGCACCGCGGAAAACGCGTCGTCGACGTCGACCTCAAGACCGACGCCGCGACACTGCTCAACTTGATCGGCAAGGCCGACGTCCTGATCGACGGTTTCCGCCCCGGCACCTGTGAGCGGCTGAACATCGGGCCCGACGACTGCGCAGCGGTCAACCCCAGGCTGATCTTCGCCCGCATCACCGGCTGGGGACAGCACGGCCCGCTCGCGCGCTCGGCGGGCCACGACATCAACTACCTGTCGATGACCGGCGCACTGTCGGCCATCGGCTACCGCGACCGCCCGCCGGTTCCCCCGCTGAACCTGGTCGCCGACTTCGGGGGCGGCTCGATGCTCGCGCTGGTCGGCATCGCGACGGCGCTCTACGAGCGCGAACGCTCCGGTCGGGGGCAGGTCGTCGACGCCGCCATGGTCGACGGTGTCAGCATCCTGTCGCAGATCGCGTGGACGATGAAGGCCCTCGGCACGCTGGCCGACGAACGCGAGTCGTTTCTGCTGGACGGAGCGGCACCGTTCTACCGCACCTATGAGACCGCCGACGGCCGGTATGTCGCGGTCGGCGCCATCGAACCGCAGTTCTACGCCGAGCTCGTCGACGGCCTCGGGCTGGCCGACGCCGGACTGCCGCCGCAGATGGACCGTTCGTCGTGGCCGGCGCTGCACGAGGCGTTCGCGCGGCGGATCGCGACCCGAACGCGCGACGAGTGGGTCGCGATCTTCGCCGGGCGCGACGCCTGCGTGACGCCGGTACTCACCTGGACCGAGGCTGCCGCCGGCGACCATCTGCGCGCACGAGGCACCATCGTGACCCACGGCGGTGTCGACCAGGCGGCTCCGGCGCCCCGTTTCGCTCGGACCCCGGCCCCTCCGGTAGGTGCCCCGCCGGCTCAGGCCACCCCCGTCGACGACATCGGTTGGTGA
- a CDS encoding SRPBCC family protein has translation MATKDSREVVIEASPEQILDVIADVEATPTWSPQYQKAEILESYDNGRPKKVKMTVKAAGLTDEQVIEYTWGDNEVTWTLVSASQLKAQDAGYTLTPEGDKTRVRFDIAIDLSVPMPGFILKRTMKGGVETATEGLRKQVLKVTKG, from the coding sequence ATGGCAACCAAGGATTCTCGTGAGGTCGTGATCGAAGCGTCACCGGAACAGATTCTCGACGTCATCGCCGACGTCGAGGCCACCCCGACCTGGTCGCCGCAGTACCAGAAGGCGGAGATCCTCGAGAGCTACGACAACGGCAGGCCCAAGAAGGTGAAGATGACCGTCAAGGCGGCCGGGCTGACCGACGAACAGGTGATCGAGTACACCTGGGGCGACAACGAGGTCACCTGGACGCTGGTATCCGCCAGTCAGCTCAAGGCCCAGGACGCCGGGTACACGTTGACCCCGGAGGGCGACAAGACGCGCGTGCGCTTCGACATCGCGATCGACCTGTCGGTGCCGATGCCCGGGTTCATCCTGAAACGCACGATGAAGGGTGGCGTGGAAACCGCCACCGAGGGACTTCGCAAGCAGGTCCTCAAGGTCACCAAGGGGTGA
- a CDS encoding UBP-type zinc finger domain-containing protein: MSDAVDPTIPPSGTGCVECEAAGGWWVHLRRCAGCGHIGCCDDSPSRHASAHWRSTGHPVIRSFEPGEDWYWDYDRDEYYVRPDGSADLAAPLSRPAGQSVPGPRERVPKDWMAQLQRRRG; encoded by the coding sequence GTGAGCGACGCGGTTGATCCCACCATTCCCCCGAGCGGCACGGGCTGTGTCGAATGCGAGGCCGCCGGCGGGTGGTGGGTGCACCTGCGCCGCTGCGCCGGGTGCGGTCACATCGGCTGTTGCGACGACTCGCCCTCGCGGCACGCGTCGGCGCATTGGCGCAGCACGGGGCATCCGGTGATCCGGTCCTTCGAACCGGGCGAGGACTGGTACTGGGATTACGACCGGGACGAGTACTACGTCCGCCCTGACGGCAGCGCGGACCTGGCGGCCCCACTGAGTCGCCCGGCCGGACAGTCCGTGCCGGGGCCGCGGGAGCGGGTGCCCAAGGACTGGATGGCGCAGTTGCAACGGCGCCGCGGCTGA
- a CDS encoding phytoene desaturase family protein, giving the protein MTDFDAIVVGAGHNGLTAAALLQQAGLRTLCLDAKLYAGGMASTVELFEGFRFEIAGSVQVPTSAVVSDALGLGELPTVDLEVMSVQLRGVGDDPVVYYTDPMKLLNHLNEVHGAGAVNGMAGLMAWCQAPTRALGRFDAAQPPKSLDEMYACATNEFERQAITDMLFGSVTDVLDRYLPDKEKHGALRGMLAFLAVNTTYRGPATPGSAAALAFGLAVPDENATLIKKFHGGMGAVTDHLLQMFTAAGGELRLRTRVEEILVTDGRVTGVRTEDGSTVSAPVVVSTVAPDLTVNGLIDANAVPGELRERFSHIDHRGSYLQMHFALDGPPTFAEPYEVLNDPDYQSAIGIFTTPEDLQKQWEDSSRGVVPADPAIALQIPSANDPGLAPAGKHAVSAFSLWFPIGGDLNYGEMKSEMGRRVIEKITRLAPDFESRILRHTTFTPKHMGTMFGAPGGDYCHGLIHPEQMGPNRPGPKGYVDQPIPTQGLYLGSAGCHGGPGITFIPGYNAVQQVLADRG; this is encoded by the coding sequence ATGACGGACTTCGACGCCATCGTCGTGGGTGCCGGGCACAACGGCCTGACCGCCGCCGCGTTGCTGCAGCAGGCCGGGCTGCGCACGCTGTGTCTCGACGCCAAGCTCTACGCCGGCGGAATGGCGTCGACCGTCGAGCTGTTCGAGGGGTTCCGCTTCGAGATCGCCGGCTCGGTCCAGGTGCCCACCTCGGCCGTCGTCAGCGACGCGCTCGGACTGGGGGAGCTGCCCACCGTCGATCTCGAGGTGATGTCGGTGCAGTTGCGGGGAGTCGGCGACGACCCGGTGGTCTACTACACCGACCCGATGAAGCTGCTCAACCACCTCAACGAGGTACACGGCGCCGGCGCCGTCAACGGCATGGCCGGGCTGATGGCCTGGTGTCAGGCGCCCACGCGGGCGCTGGGCCGGTTCGACGCCGCGCAGCCGCCCAAGTCGCTCGACGAGATGTATGCCTGCGCGACAAACGAATTCGAACGCCAGGCCATCACCGACATGCTGTTCGGCTCGGTCACCGACGTCCTCGACCGGTACCTGCCGGACAAGGAGAAGCACGGCGCGCTGCGCGGCATGCTGGCGTTCCTGGCGGTCAACACCACCTACCGCGGACCGGCCACCCCCGGCAGCGCTGCGGCATTGGCGTTCGGGCTCGCGGTTCCCGACGAGAACGCGACCCTGATCAAGAAGTTCCACGGCGGCATGGGCGCGGTGACCGACCACCTGCTGCAGATGTTCACCGCGGCGGGCGGCGAGCTGCGCCTGCGCACCAGAGTGGAGGAGATCCTGGTTACCGACGGCCGGGTCACCGGGGTGCGCACCGAGGACGGCTCGACGGTGAGCGCTCCCGTCGTCGTCTCCACCGTCGCCCCGGACCTCACCGTCAACGGGTTGATCGATGCGAACGCCGTGCCCGGCGAGCTCCGGGAACGCTTCTCCCACATCGATCATCGGGGCAGCTATCTGCAGATGCACTTCGCCCTCGACGGACCCCCGACATTCGCCGAGCCCTACGAAGTGCTCAACGACCCCGACTACCAGTCAGCGATCGGCATCTTCACCACACCCGAGGATCTGCAGAAGCAGTGGGAGGATTCCTCGCGCGGCGTGGTGCCCGCCGATCCGGCGATTGCGCTGCAGATCCCCTCGGCCAATGACCCCGGCCTCGCACCCGCGGGAAAGCATGCGGTGTCGGCGTTCTCGCTCTGGTTTCCGATCGGGGGAGACCTGAACTACGGCGAGATGAAGTCCGAGATGGGGCGCCGGGTCATCGAGAAGATCACCCGGCTCGCACCGGACTTCGAGAGCCGGATCCTGCGGCACACCACCTTCACGCCCAAACACATGGGAACCATGTTCGGTGCGCCCGGCGGCGACTACTGCCACGGTCTCATCCACCCCGAGCAGATGGGGCCGAACCGGCCCGGGCCGAAGGGTTATGTCGATCAGCCGATACCCACGCAGGGGCTCTATCTGGGCAGCGCGGGGTGCCACGGTGGTCCGGGCATCACGTTCATCCCTGGTTACAACGCCGTCCAACAGGTGCTCGCCGACCGCGGCTGA
- a CDS encoding TetR/AcrR family transcriptional regulator, with amino-acid sequence MVRPAQTARSERTREALRRAAVVRFLAQGVEDTSAEQIAADAGVSLRTFYRHFASKHDLLFADYDAGLHWFRAALAARAPEESIIESVQSAIMASPYDGWAVTEIAAMRARELDAGRIVRHIRQVEADFAEAIEEHLAGADPPAPGTGARMHITVTARCIAAAVFGAMEVWMLGQDRSLPELDRLCRHALELLRTGIDEHL; translated from the coding sequence ATGGTCCGGCCTGCCCAGACGGCGCGCAGCGAGCGCACGCGTGAGGCGCTGCGACGGGCCGCGGTGGTGCGGTTCCTGGCCCAGGGCGTCGAGGACACCTCCGCCGAGCAGATCGCCGCCGATGCCGGCGTGTCACTGCGCACGTTCTACCGGCATTTCGCGTCCAAGCATGATCTCCTGTTCGCCGACTACGACGCGGGCCTGCACTGGTTCCGGGCCGCGCTGGCGGCGCGGGCGCCCGAGGAGTCGATCATCGAATCGGTGCAGTCGGCGATCATGGCCTCGCCCTACGACGGCTGGGCCGTCACCGAGATCGCCGCGATGCGTGCGCGGGAACTCGACGCCGGCCGCATCGTCCGGCACATCCGCCAGGTCGAGGCCGACTTCGCCGAGGCGATCGAGGAACACCTCGCCGGAGCCGATCCGCCTGCGCCCGGCACCGGGGCGCGCATGCACATCACAGTGACCGCGCGCTGCATCGCCGCGGCGGTGTTCGGGGCGATGGAGGTGTGGATGCTCGGTCAGGACCGTTCGCTGCCCGAATTGGACCGACTGTGCCGCCACGCGCTGGAGCTCCTGCGTACCGGCATCGACGAACACCTGTAG
- a CDS encoding TetR/AcrR family transcriptional regulator, which produces MNDFRQRLLDALEASIADDGYAKTTVADIVRRARTSRRTFYEHFDSKEACFVALLSEANADQINQISRAVDPSAPWQKQVRQAVEAWISSAEARSALMLSWIRDVPALGAAARGLQRDAMDHFIDMVGALGATDEFRAAGIGPVSRRRSIMLLGGLRELTAITVEEGGRMGDVTEEAVDASIALLSPHPH; this is translated from the coding sequence ATGAACGACTTCCGTCAGCGCCTGCTCGATGCCCTGGAGGCGTCCATCGCCGACGACGGCTATGCCAAGACGACCGTCGCCGACATCGTGCGCCGGGCCAGAACCTCGCGCCGCACCTTCTACGAACACTTCGACAGCAAGGAAGCGTGTTTCGTCGCGTTGCTCTCCGAGGCCAACGCCGATCAGATCAACCAGATCTCGCGCGCGGTCGATCCGAGCGCCCCCTGGCAGAAACAGGTCCGTCAGGCCGTCGAGGCGTGGATCTCGTCCGCCGAGGCGCGTTCGGCGCTGATGCTGAGCTGGATCCGTGACGTGCCGGCGTTGGGTGCGGCGGCGCGCGGACTGCAACGCGACGCGATGGATCATTTCATCGACATGGTGGGCGCGCTCGGCGCCACCGACGAGTTCCGCGCCGCGGGCATCGGGCCGGTGTCGCGGCGGCGCAGCATCATGCTGCTGGGCGGTTTGCGGGAACTGACCGCCATCACCGTCGAGGAAGGCGGCCGGATGGGCGACGTCACCGAGGAGGCCGTCGACGCCTCCATTGCGCTGCTGAGCCCGCACCCGCACTGA
- a CDS encoding chorismate mutase, translating into MSPRIVSTLASLALGLALLLAPVAAAQPQNPLLPLVDAAAERLQIADPVAAAKLHDGGLIQDPVREQQVLDTVAEEARTHRIDPAYVTTAFRNQIDATVAVEYARLAGWKLDPATAPADAPDLAASRATIDALNREMVAEMAGQWPALHAPSCRTDLSVATDAVAQARGLDDLYRQALGFATRSYCP; encoded by the coding sequence ATGAGTCCTCGGATCGTCTCCACCCTCGCCAGCCTGGCCCTCGGCCTGGCTCTGCTGCTTGCCCCGGTCGCGGCCGCGCAACCGCAGAATCCGTTGCTGCCCCTGGTGGACGCCGCCGCCGAACGCCTGCAGATCGCCGATCCCGTCGCGGCCGCCAAGCTGCACGACGGCGGACTGATCCAGGACCCGGTGCGCGAGCAGCAGGTGCTCGACACCGTTGCCGAGGAGGCGCGCACACACCGGATCGACCCGGCCTACGTCACCACCGCGTTCCGCAACCAGATCGACGCCACCGTCGCCGTGGAGTACGCCCGGCTCGCGGGCTGGAAGCTCGATCCGGCGACGGCTCCCGCCGACGCACCGGACCTGGCGGCCTCGCGTGCCACGATCGACGCGCTGAACCGCGAGATGGTCGCGGAGATGGCCGGGCAGTGGCCCGCCCTGCATGCGCCGTCGTGCCGCACCGATCTGAGCGTCGCGACCGACGCGGTGGCCCAGGCCCGCGGCCTGGACGATCTCTACCGGCAGGCCCTCGGCTTCGCCACCCGTAGCTACTGCCCCTAG
- a CDS encoding serine/threonine-protein kinase, whose amino-acid sequence MHAQQEVLGGRYELRGVLGRGGMAEVRDAWDRQLGRPVAVKLLYPGASTQPDTRRRFATEARAAAVVNHPHVVAVHDTGVHEGRHYIVLERLPGQSLADVLARSGPLPADHVRAILRDVLSALQAAHSSGVLHRDIKPANILFTPFGGVKIADFGVAKSADTPQTLTNRVFGTMAYLPADRIAGRPATASDDLYALGVVGYEALTARRAYPQENLAALADAINAGRLPPLSALRPDVDPALVTTIERAMARDPRWRFATAQQMRASLDPPVARPQRTGVVLSAAAVVLAVVLVAALVLAL is encoded by the coding sequence ATGCACGCGCAGCAGGAGGTCCTCGGCGGACGCTACGAGCTGCGCGGCGTGCTCGGCCGCGGCGGTATGGCCGAGGTCCGGGACGCCTGGGACCGCCAGCTCGGCCGCCCGGTCGCGGTCAAACTGCTCTATCCGGGGGCGAGCACCCAGCCCGACACCCGGCGCCGGTTCGCGACCGAAGCGCGGGCCGCCGCGGTGGTGAACCATCCGCACGTGGTCGCCGTGCACGACACCGGAGTCCACGAAGGCCGCCACTACATCGTGCTGGAGCGCCTGCCCGGCCAGAGCCTGGCCGACGTTCTCGCGCGATCCGGGCCGCTCCCGGCCGATCACGTCCGCGCCATCCTGCGCGACGTGCTCTCGGCGTTGCAGGCGGCGCACTCCAGCGGCGTGCTGCACCGCGACATCAAGCCGGCCAACATCCTGTTCACCCCGTTCGGGGGAGTGAAGATCGCCGATTTCGGCGTGGCCAAGAGTGCCGACACCCCGCAGACGCTGACGAACCGGGTCTTCGGCACCATGGCCTATCTGCCGGCCGACCGCATCGCCGGGCGGCCCGCCACCGCCAGCGACGACCTCTACGCCCTCGGTGTGGTCGGCTACGAGGCGCTCACCGCCCGGCGTGCCTATCCGCAGGAGAACCTCGCCGCGTTGGCCGACGCCATCAACGCCGGGCGGCTGCCGCCGCTCAGTGCCCTGCGACCGGACGTCGACCCCGCTCTGGTCACCACCATCGAACGGGCGATGGCGCGGGATCCGCGCTGGCGTTTCGCCACCGCGCAGCAGATGCGCGCCAGCCTCGATCCGCCCGTCGCGCGGCCCCAGCGCACCGGTGTGGTGTTGTCCGCCGCAGCTGTCGTGCTGGCCGTTGTGCTGGTTGCCGCGCTGGTGCTTGCGCTCTGA
- a CDS encoding L,D-transpeptidase family protein: MRWSRGAGFGSAMAVLAATALAGSAGAEPPAPRQLIVVSSPAADSPVATLTAYQRDGAQWREVLGPVRADLGELGVGAPQDDVFRTPVGTFPLGQAFGREPNPGTRMPYFQATDEDWWDEDVDSPTYNTHVHAPEIDSDDAENLYDSGGIYDYAVLIDHNPERIPGRSAGIFLHVSDGEPTWGCVAIARDEMRSVLEWLDPAAQPEITIGVGLTGPPPTA; the protein is encoded by the coding sequence ATGCGTTGGTCGCGGGGGGCGGGATTCGGTTCTGCGATGGCGGTTCTCGCTGCGACAGCGCTAGCCGGTAGTGCAGGTGCAGAGCCGCCCGCACCCCGTCAGCTGATCGTGGTCAGCTCTCCGGCCGCCGACTCGCCGGTTGCCACGTTGACGGCCTACCAGCGTGACGGTGCGCAGTGGCGAGAGGTGCTGGGGCCCGTCCGTGCCGATCTGGGTGAGCTCGGTGTCGGTGCCCCGCAAGACGATGTGTTCCGCACCCCGGTGGGCACGTTCCCACTCGGACAGGCCTTCGGTCGGGAACCCAACCCCGGCACGCGGATGCCCTATTTCCAGGCCACCGACGAGGACTGGTGGGACGAGGACGTCGACTCACCGACCTACAACACCCACGTGCACGCCCCCGAGATCGACTCCGACGACGCCGAGAACCTGTACGACTCCGGTGGCATCTACGACTACGCCGTGCTCATCGATCACAACCCGGAGCGCATTCCGGGCAGGTCGGCAGGCATATTCCTGCACGTGTCCGACGGTGAACCGACCTGGGGATGCGTGGCCATAGCGCGTGATGAGATGCGCTCGGTACTGGAATGGCTCGACCCCGCCGCCCAGCCCGAGATCACCATCGGGGTGGGGCTGACCGGCCCTCCGCCGACGGCCTGA
- a CDS encoding oxygenase MpaB family protein has product MTQDTSAAGPETTGSTHDHEALATGCPVSGGYDAPPQPLGPDSLTWRYFGQWTGMLQGPWAGSMQNMHPQLGAAVQQHSIFFLERMPRLFRSVYPIGGVVFDGHRAPTTGAQVRDYHIGIKGVDDQGRRYSALNPDVFYWAHATFFKSTLLAAEWLGGGLTEEQKRRLFDEHVQWYRMYGMSMRPVPKSWEDFQQYWDHMCHNVLENNWAARAVLDLSTMPKHPSLEWMPDWMWRLNVAAMQQFFNFTTVGLFDPAVRELMGYTWSPRQEQLHRAFGTAIYRLTRVLPKRMLMHPRKRSAWDRAHGRLPVDAPLVETPARNLPPIEYRDDPHFYSPKV; this is encoded by the coding sequence GTGACTCAAGATACGTCCGCGGCAGGCCCCGAGACCACGGGATCGACCCATGACCACGAGGCCCTGGCGACCGGCTGCCCGGTCAGCGGCGGCTACGACGCTCCGCCGCAACCGTTGGGTCCGGACTCGCTGACGTGGCGGTACTTCGGCCAGTGGACCGGCATGCTGCAGGGGCCGTGGGCGGGGTCGATGCAGAACATGCATCCCCAGCTGGGCGCCGCGGTCCAGCAGCACTCCATCTTCTTCTTGGAGCGGATGCCGCGCCTGTTCCGGTCCGTGTATCCCATCGGCGGTGTCGTCTTCGACGGCCACCGGGCGCCCACCACGGGCGCGCAGGTCCGCGACTACCACATCGGTATCAAGGGCGTCGACGATCAGGGGCGGCGCTACAGCGCGCTCAACCCCGACGTCTTCTACTGGGCGCACGCGACCTTCTTCAAATCCACGTTGCTGGCGGCGGAATGGCTGGGCGGTGGCCTCACCGAGGAACAGAAGCGCCGACTGTTCGACGAGCACGTGCAGTGGTACCGCATGTACGGCATGAGCATGCGACCCGTGCCCAAGTCCTGGGAAGACTTCCAGCAGTACTGGGATCACATGTGCCACAACGTATTGGAGAACAACTGGGCCGCCCGGGCCGTGCTCGACCTGTCGACGATGCCCAAGCATCCGTCGCTGGAATGGATGCCGGACTGGATGTGGCGGCTCAATGTCGCCGCGATGCAACAGTTCTTCAACTTCACGACCGTCGGCCTGTTCGACCCCGCCGTGCGCGAACTGATGGGCTACACCTGGTCGCCCAGGCAGGAGCAACTGCACCGCGCGTTCGGTACCGCGATCTACCGCCTGACCCGGGTACTGCCCAAGCGCATGCTCATGCACCCGCGCAAACGCTCTGCCTGGGACCGCGCGCACGGTCGACTCCCGGTGGACGCGCCGCTGGTGGAGACGCCGGCCCGCAACCTGCCACCCATCGAATACCGCGACGACCCACACTTCTACAGCCCCAAGGTCTGA
- a CDS encoding TetR/AcrR family transcriptional regulator, translating to MPSGQRRGRWSGVPLRERPALRRDELLSAGITLLGSPDGPGLTVRAVCRAAGLTERYFYESFTDRDEFVAAAYDEVCATAMSTLMESDSPRNAVERFVALMVDDPVRGRVLLLAPEAEPVLARSGARWMPNFIDLLQRKLTRITDPTAQAMVATGLIGALTALFTAYLDGRLPATREQFIDHCVELLLSAAGR from the coding sequence GTGCCGTCCGGTCAACGACGCGGCAGGTGGTCGGGTGTCCCGCTGCGGGAGCGCCCGGCCCTTCGCCGCGACGAACTGCTCTCCGCCGGCATCACCCTGCTGGGCAGCCCCGACGGCCCGGGCCTGACCGTTCGCGCGGTGTGCCGCGCCGCCGGACTGACCGAACGCTACTTCTACGAGAGCTTCACCGACCGCGACGAATTCGTCGCCGCGGCGTACGACGAGGTGTGCGCGACAGCCATGTCGACGCTGATGGAGTCCGACAGCCCGCGTAACGCGGTCGAACGCTTCGTCGCCCTCATGGTGGACGACCCGGTACGCGGCCGGGTGTTGCTGCTGGCGCCGGAAGCCGAGCCGGTCCTCGCGCGCTCCGGCGCGCGGTGGATGCCCAACTTCATCGACCTGCTGCAGCGCAAGCTGACCCGGATCACCGACCCCACCGCACAGGCCATGGTTGCGACCGGCCTGATCGGGGCACTCACTGCATTGTTCACGGCGTACCTCGACGGCAGGTTGCCCGCGACCCGCGAGCAGTTCATCGACCACTGCGTTGAGCTGTTGCTCAGCGCAGCCGGCCGCTGA
- a CDS encoding acyl-ACP desaturase, producing MSTDLTDLQLLRELEPVVEPLVDRHMRMKKDWNPHDFIPWSDGKNYYALGGQDWDIEQSKLSEVARVAMLTNLLTEDNLPSYHREIAMNFSMDGPWGFWVNRWTAEENRHGIALRDYLVVTRNVDPVELEMLRVEQMTRGFSPGQNQQGGLELFAESLFDSVIYVTFQELATRVSHRNTGKACEDPIADQLLQRVSADENLHMIFYRDVSEAGFEIAPNQAMKSLHKVLRNFKMPGYTIPDFRRRAVTIASGGVYDPRIHLDDIVMPVLKKWRIFEREDFNGESARMRDDLGALVEELQEAVDKFEIAKQRREERLAQMAEKKAAKEQLVGSSSGQ from the coding sequence GTGTCGACAGACCTGACCGACCTACAGCTTTTGCGCGAACTCGAGCCCGTCGTCGAGCCCCTGGTCGACCGCCACATGCGGATGAAGAAGGACTGGAACCCGCACGACTTCATCCCGTGGTCGGACGGCAAGAATTACTACGCCCTCGGCGGCCAGGACTGGGACATCGAGCAGTCGAAGCTCTCGGAGGTGGCCCGGGTCGCGATGTTGACGAACCTGCTCACCGAAGACAACCTGCCGTCCTATCACCGCGAGATCGCGATGAACTTCAGCATGGACGGCCCCTGGGGTTTCTGGGTCAACCGATGGACCGCCGAGGAGAATCGGCACGGCATCGCGCTGCGTGACTACCTGGTCGTCACCCGCAACGTCGACCCCGTCGAGCTGGAGATGCTGCGCGTCGAGCAGATGACCCGCGGGTTCAGCCCGGGCCAGAACCAGCAGGGCGGACTCGAGCTGTTCGCCGAAAGCCTGTTCGACTCGGTGATCTATGTGACGTTCCAGGAACTGGCCACCCGCGTGTCGCACCGCAACACCGGTAAAGCGTGCGAGGACCCCATCGCCGATCAGCTGCTGCAGCGCGTCTCGGCCGACGAGAACCTGCACATGATCTTCTACCGCGACGTCTCCGAAGCGGGCTTCGAGATCGCACCGAACCAGGCGATGAAGTCGCTGCACAAGGTGCTGCGCAACTTCAAGATGCCCGGCTACACCATCCCGGATTTCCGCCGCCGAGCGGTGACGATCGCCTCCGGCGGGGTGTACGACCCGCGCATCCACCTCGACGACATCGTGATGCCGGTGCTGAAGAAGTGGCGCATCTTCGAGCGCGAGGACTTCAACGGCGAGAGCGCCCGGATGCGTGACGACCTCGGGGCGCTGGTCGAGGAACTGCAGGAAGCGGTCGACAAGTTCGAGATCGCCAAGCAGCGTCGCGAGGAGCGGCTCGCTCAGATGGCCGAGAAGAAGGCCGCCAAGGAGCAACTGGTCGGCTCCTCCTCGGGACAGTGA